The nucleotide window CTTCAAGTATCGTTTCGTTAAGAATGATTTTGCTTGTTGGATTTGATAAGGCGGTTTTGTATGATTTTTGCTTGTAAGACAAATTCATTAATTCATTTGGACGCATTTTTTTCAACCGTTCAAAAACAAAGACAAAACAATCTCACCGTTTTTCTTGAGCCTCTATTTTTTGTTCTTCAGTAAAAGTTTCGCCATAATCGTGACTAAAGTCTTTCAAAAAATCGTTTTTTAATATGCTCTTGAATTCATCAATTATATCGTTTCTGTGATAATCTAAAATATCCTCAAGATTATAAGAGGTATTTTTAGGTGTCTGAAGGCTAAAAAACTGAGTTTTTAAAACTGTTCATGAAACAGGGCCGTATTTGTATGACTCAAAATCATCAGAAAAAAACGGTTCATTATAAAGTCTATAAAATTTTCAGTGCGTAAATCATAGTATTTTTTGAACTCAAGTTCGATAAAGTTCGGTTTCTCCGCTGTCAACGTGATAAAGCGCAAATAAATAATTTAAAAATTTTTTAATATCAATCCCATTCATAACAACCTCCATGGTGTGTTTGTGAATATTAATTTTTTTATGATTTTTAGCCAAAAAATGGAAAAATTTAGTATTTTTGTCTTACTTTTTCCTTTTTAAGCCAAAGAATTAGCTTTTCATTCTTCGTATTCTGCTTGACAATCCTGAACTAATAAATCTAATTTTTCAAGGTTTTCAAGAATAGTTCCTGAAGCATTAAGGTGACCACCCCCGCCTCATTTTAGGGCAATTTTTTGAACATTTGGACCTGCTGATCGAAATTCAACACGCCATGAATTTTGAGTTTCTTGAACTAAACAGAGTCAAATTTTATAATCATCGATGTTTGCTAATAAATTTGGTTTAACTGAATTTTGTGAATTTTTTTGTAGTTTTTGCTGTTCTTCGATGGATAAAGTGTAATAAATTACATTTTTATAAGTTTTTTTATTAGCAAAAATGTAACTATCAAATTCAAGGTCAGATAATCTTTTTGCATTTAATTTTTCATGAATTTTTGA belongs to Mesomycoplasma ovipneumoniae and includes:
- a CDS encoding Panacea domain-containing protein — its product is MNGIDIKKFLNYLFALYHVDSGETELYRTWVQKILWFTHWKFYRLYNEPFFSDDFESYKYGPVSWTVLKTQFFSLQTPKNTSYNLEDILDYHRNDIIDEFKSILKNDFLKDFSHDYGETFTEEQKIEAQEKRWDCFVFVFERLKKMRPNELMNLSYKQKSYKTALSNPTSKIILNETILEDSEIDLLKNDF